In Bactrocera neohumeralis isolate Rockhampton chromosome 5, APGP_CSIRO_Bneo_wtdbg2-racon-allhic-juicebox.fasta_v2, whole genome shotgun sequence, the genomic window TCAGTATGTTTCTGTAtcgatgcgaaaatgagcttcgaacaaagagccaacataaaattttgttttaaactcggtaaaacttttactattgatgaaacaagtttatggcgatgattgcttctcccgtagcagagtgcacgagtggttttaacgttttcaaagtggtcgtgaggacacaaatgacgatcaacatgtgggccaatcaaaatccgtgatcgaaggaaattccattgaaactgtgcgtgagtTCATCAGAAATCAGCccaaatcatcattgaaattcatagaaatggaattaaacatcgatttattgcattttgaccgaacatttgggcttacgaaaggtgagTGCACGGTTTgatccgcacaaattgactgacgaccaaaaattgctcagaatccaacattcgaaggacgattatttgagcaaaaatcacatttcaaccattaaccactccccgtattaacctgatatggcaccgtgcggcttcttctttttcggaaaaatgcagttgcccatgaaagaaaagcgttatgcagacgtagaggccattcaaaaggcttgcaccggcatacttgcggtcataccggccaacgagctaaaacactcgttcgacatgcttttggaccgtgcaaaaaactgtattgaagcaggagaagactattttgaataaaataaatggaaaagtcctgtttactttggaacgcaccttgtacaattgaaattcaggtaTGTATAAGCATTTCCTGATATTGGTGTGTCTGTTTGTCAacaacatgtgagttatctcaatgaaaatgagggATCGTATTTTACCCAGAAGagtatatctttgtgcttaaaataaattaaaatacctTAATGAATCTCAGGAAAGATGTTATTAGTATGTGAGATGTTACAAGTACAAGTCtgtggtattggcaaaaatagataaaatcgggtcggtACTATCCCCAGTGATTTTAGTTGATACAAAAAACTCTTAGTAGAACAAGACGATTACTATACTCCGTAGCAACATGCTGCAAGTGTAAAACAActacaattattataaaaacatcTTTGAAACTGTACCTAGTTATAAAAATCTTCAATCGctctttaaatgaaatttaaaaaagtacttaaaaaacgcaaaaatgtTAAGAGAACATGCAACTCGCGTGCTTCGAGCAACTGCAACACACAAAGCGCAACCAGCATATCActttcacgcacacacacacacacacatctgcgTGTCAATTTATGTGTTCACCGTTAATCCTGAGGCAAGAGCTTTGCCAGTTTACTCAATAGTTTGACCATGTGGTCCGCTGATCCGACACGTAAATTGCGTGTGTTGCACGAAGGTTCCTCCACCGCTCCAACGCTCCGCCTCAAGAGCCGTGCCAATCATTTTGTTGCATGTGTAACACAAAGCGGTAACATTCGCGCCACACCTGATGCTGTTGAAGCTTGTTGTGCTACATTGTGTGGCACGTTGAAAGCGCTACACACTACCATTGTGCTGCCAACACATAAAGGTGTACACATatccacacacacgcacgcatttaaccacaaattttgttaatgCCGCATGCCGTTGCATGAACGGTTCTTGACCGACAGCCAAGCAAGTGAATTGTGTTTTAATTACCAATAacatggcaacaacaataaaatagtgAAAGAAAACCGCACCAAACATACGAAACTTACAATTAAATGGCTGGaagatacacacacatacatacataccgagGTATTGAATAATTTGTGAAGCAGGCGCCTTGGCTTATGCCCAAGTCGACGATACCTTTTAATTACGTATATAAATAtagcttgtgtgtgtgtgtgcgttgtggGCTTCAAGATCCGTCCTTCTCAGCTGCTATCTGCCAGCTCCTTGTAtccttttaatgaaattatgtCAGTTGTCTTTCGCAGTCTTCGGCTCCGTTCGATTCCTTCGCTTCCACTGATTTATTGACAGCGAACATGAATacaagttgcatgcaacaagcTCAGTGTTTTGTGTAAACATATTTCTGGatgtctgttgttgttgttgttgtacattgcTGTTTCCATTTAGCTGACCCAGTTTTGTGATTTCACATTCAGGTTAATTGGACTTGTTAGAATATATTACAGTTCGATGGTTTAATTGTCTTTAAACGTCAGAATTCACTTGCGTATTGATTTAAATACTTCGAAGTTTTTCttgaaatactgaaaaaaactattaaaatttgattcggatatcttaaaaacggatgaagaaatttttataatccctAAACTACGTtttacctctagaatattgtcctacattttgcgaatttatgaaGTATTAATAGGGTTAGGGTTATTACTACAGGTATCCATTGTACAGGTATCCATTCCACGGGCTCTGGATGTCATAGCAGCGCTCAAAGTCTgtcacaaaaaattatgaaatcagTAGTGTCAGTAGTGAATTCTGGCGACGATTAAATGATATTCTGCGATATCTTGCAATGCAGTACTAAAAAGTGGAAACTCATAGATGAAGTCAGAGCTGGAACCAGTAGAGCTTTTAAAGTATCAGTATTATCTACTACAAAAAGTTATCTAATATGTCTCTTCAGTAATTCTTAGTATTCGttaaattatatagtatatacatatctactatTACagtaggggtattctcttgctcttgcaagattgcagattgcaaaaatcctataccgaaatataaaagggcacgggagcacccattgcagaatctagtgatatatgaacggctgattcggtcaatttattgtgaatgactattatgcaaaacttttgtgaatggctattgtgaatgacTCTTTTAACGAGTATTGTGATTGaataactaaaaaaacaaaacaaattgcgaaagattaataaatttttttttcaaaatgccaCAAACTTCTGagaaacaaaaacttgttaattttataattgaagAAGCTGCTTCTAATATATTACTACATCTGGATGGTAAttgtttatttcacttttttaaactttaaaaaatcaaaaattttaactttttagacGGCGATTTCTATTGGAAAAATATGGATGAATTAAATGAAAGCCTTCAATTATCTTATCGAACCATTGCggaaattatcaaaatgttcCTAAGTGTTTGGAATGGAGGACTAATGTTCTTGACTATTTAGACGAAGGACGTTACCAACAAATGCTCCGAGTCTCAAGAGATCAATTTACGTTGCTATTGTCCTTGATCAAAGACAGTGCACAATTCAACAACGCTCAATCCATTAGGCAATTTTCAGTAGAACTACAGTTAGCTATAACCTTATATCGTTTGCATTCGTCGGGTGAAAGTGCGGCGATTCGGAAAGTAGCTACACTGTTTGGTGTAGGAGATGATGAAACACTTTACAAGATAACAAAGAGAGaattttcgtctattttggagtTAAAATCTAAATATATCACTTGGCCTGAGACCAATGAAAGGCAAGATATCGTTCAAACAACGTACAATGAGCTGCCGCATTGCATAGGGTATATTGATGGTACTGAATTGAAACTTGCAGAAGCACCAGTTGTTAACCATTcggcttttttttcaaaagccgAATCTATTCCATAAAGGCACAAGTTGTATGCAATTAACAGTTAAGAATTCGGCATGTAGTAGCGGGACACTTTGGTAGTGTACACGATGCTCGCATGTTCCGTACTAGTGCTCTCTCCACTCAGGAAGGCGCACTTTTATCTTCTTCTCAATGGCTAGCAGGAGATTCTGCCTTTCCATTGCTGACCACTCTTATCACGCCACTTCGATCAAATTCACAACAAATGGACTATTCAAAGCGTAAAGCTTTCAACTTGCGTCATAGCAGATATCGCGTGAGGATTGAACATTGCTTTGGGATTTTAAAAGAACGCTTTGGCAGCCTCAAAGAATTAAGAATACGTATTCAGGAcgaaaaaagtcatattctatgttcaactggtttattgtttgCTGTATATTGCATAACATCTTCCGATCTATTTCTAATGATATTGAATACGTAGACAATATAGTTGTCGATAGCGACGAAGAATCAGATGAATTTCCTTCACATGAAAATGGAACTATGTATGTTATACATAGTGGTATTAGGTATACCAACTCTATTTTTGatataactatttatataaGTTCATACTTACGAAAcctaaagaaataatttaactgccttaaaaaatcataaataaatacaaatgtaatttagtatatttaattgcttttattatactctcgcaacaatgttgctaaggagagtattatagttttgttcacataacggttgtttgtaagtcctaaaactaaaagagtcagatatagggttatatataccaaagtgatcagggtgacgagtagagtcgaaatccggatgtctgtctgtccgtccgtccgtctgtccgtccgtctgtccgtccgtccgtgcaagctgtaacttgagtaaaaattgagatatcatgatgaaacttggtacacgtattccttggctacataagaaggttaagttcgaagatgggcaaaatcggcccactgccacgcccacaaaatggcggaaaccgaaaacctataaagtgtcataactaagccataaataaagatattaaagtgaaatttggcacaagggatcgcattagggaggggcataggttaggttaggttaggtaaaaatGGCTGATCGATGATCCCACGTAGACTAACAaattagtcctttgtgatgccattaaatgaaaactcccgtattcggacttacagattgccgaagcgctttgtagccaatataaagttacacagacgcttaacttcaacCCCCGCCAATTCGGTGGGGTGTccaaaggtatgcgcccccaagtgtcttagtcttgacctcccaaaagcaggacagtcaagcaggaagtgctggcttgtttctaccACATCTTCCTCTAAACAGCATCTGCATTCAGCATCCGGCAAGATACCCATTCTTACCGCATGTAAGCCAATTGGacagtggcctgttaaaagACCCACTAACAATGAGATGTTGGCCTTACTGAGGACTAAGAGATCATttgatctcctgcgatctatactgggccagaaggcttttgcaaccgcacaagtgccggtgctggcccagcgttggacgagcatccgcgtggcccagctatctagtagtagaccaCAAGAAGAAACAGGAGCACCGATCCGtttccattctaccgataatgattctcgggtgcctttccttgctaactcatcagctttgcaattgcccgcaattccgctatggcccggcacccacACCAGTCTAATCACGAAACATCTGGCTGCTAGAGATAACGACGTTAGAcattcttcgaccaaccctgaacgcacttcgaatgagttcaaggctaatatagccgctctactatctgagtgaataGTCACTTGTCTGAAGGTGGATGCACACTGCAACAGCAAAtcagctgctaccttgatggctgcgacctcagcctggaatacactacagtagtcgggaagtctgaaacaggagttgatggagagctcccgacagtagacccctccaccaactttccccccaagctttgacccatccgtgaagaagcttgctgcccctctcctccaacggcttcttcccacccacatctccctcgtcggtatatgggcagagaaggagccgccagagttcggtacGGCGAttccatgatccagatgatccggtatgcagtcaaagttTGTAAGGATATCCGAATGACCAGATGCACGTTCCTTTAAGAAACCATATTCTCTGAGTCTAATAGCCACCTTCGCGGCTATGCACCTACCGGCAATGTCCACCGGCGTAAtgttcaaaattgcattaagtgccataGTTGGGGTAGATCTTAATGCACCGCATATGCTAATTAGcgcagcccgttgaacgctttcgagCTTTTTGGCCAGTGAGGTCTTCcctaaagccctccaccacatgaagacaccatagaacaagatgggctttactatggtgtcatagagccagaggatcactttcggtgagagaccccatcttttgccaatagctcctctgcagcagtataaggcaatagatgccttttttgctctctcctcgatattcggcttccataaAAGCTTCTTATCCAGTATGAGCCCTAAATATTTCACTGAGTCCGCCGGCTGCAGGTGAATACCTCCTATCTGCGGCAACGGTGCCGCcgggattttatattttcggctgaataaaaccatttccgTTTTGTTAGGATTAATGGCGAGTCCACTTCCGGCCGCCCACTTTGTTACATCgctgagatatccctgcgtcaactcgtacacggtgctaaggaactttcctttgaccataagtgctacatcgtctgcgtaGGCAATCACCCGGCAGCCGCGATCCTCTAGTTTTTTGAGCAATTCGTCAACAaccaggatccatagaagaggagagagaaccTCACCTTGTGGTGTTCCCCTACTCACCCTACGCCTCGCACGCGCGCTGCCCCATTCCGTTTCGATCACTCTGTCACACAGAAGACTGAGAATGAGGCACTTGAGGTTCGATTCTACCCTAATACCGTCAAGGGCAGTTACTACTGCCTCCGGTaggacattgttgaaagctccctcgatatccaggaaggtcccaacagcgaagTCCTTGGCTTCAATGGCTTCTTCGAGCCATGACACGATAGTATGCAAGGCAGTGTCTACTGACCTGCCTTTGCGATAAGCATGTTGTGCTCTAGACAAATAGTCTCTCGGAATGCTCTTCCTTATATACCAGTCCATCAGCCTCTCCAGAGTCTTTAACAAGAAGGAGGAGAGGCTGATTggcctgaaatccttggccgtgacatgggagcccctgccagccttcgggatgaaTGTAACCTtgactcgtctccaggcccccgggatgtaacctaatctgatgcagttcgcatagataggtgccaaccagctgcatgacaccttaacagcttgttgcagctgcgctggtatgatgccgtcTGGTCCCGGGGACTTGAATTGTTCGAACGAGTTAATCGCCCACGTCAAATGCCGCTCATCCAGGATGCTGACAAAGGCCGCGCAGTCGTCATGCGGCACCCCGATAGATCCCCTAACAGAGGACATGTTACACGGAAAGTGAGCGTCGACAAGCATTTGAAGTGTTTCTTCACTGCTGAGGGCCCACTTCCCATTTTCGTCCTTGAGATACCCCAGGGACACTGGGGTTTTTGCGAGAATACGCCTGAATCTCGAGGACTCGTGACAGCCTTCCACTTTTTCACAGAAGCGCTTCCACGAGGTCCTCTTAGCCTTTCTTAactcggacttgtatattgaaagtccaACTTTATACAAAGCCCAGTCATCAGATAACCCACTCCTGCGGGCCTTGTTGAAAAGCCGTCTGCAAGACGCCCTAATATCTGAGAGCTCCATAGTCCACCATAGAGGTTTCTCTTTGCCCTTCGGCGATCTCAGCGGACAAGACCTCTCCAGCGCAGCCTTACACGCCGAGCTGAAGACTTCAACCCACTCCTCCACCGCATCGGTGGTGGCCAACGCGTCCACCTCCGGTGCGCGCGGGAGAGTTTGCCGAAGCCTTCTGCGGTAACCTACCCAGTCCGTGTACCTAGGATTCCTAAAGGATTTCCTAGGCGGACGTTCTCCGACTAGACTAAACTCGATGTACCTGTGATCCGAAAAGGAGTGATCGTCGAGGACCCTCCAGTTCGAGATCAGCGGGGCAATCGCTTGTGAGGTTAGGGTGAGGTCGAGGACCTCCTCCCTGCCAGCGGTCACAAAAGTAGGAGAGTCTCCTCTATTACAAATGCGAAGAtcttcgccaataatgaaatcaaaaagcGACTCACCTCTAATGTTCGTATCCGAGCTTCCCCAGATCTGGTGCCGCGAGTTAGCGTCGGAGCCGATGATGACGCCAGTGCCAGCCTTAGACGCTTCGGCTAAGGTCCTTCTCAGCATTAGGGGAGGTGGCTCCACCACATCATCGTGTGGCATATATGCGGAGATAAGCCAGAAATCTCCGGTGTCACACTCCAGTTTCGCTGTCACAATGTCAGCACtgctgaaattaggtaaaaGAAATACCGTTAATTCATTCCTTACCAGCATACAGGCTCTGTTCCTACCTGCACCCTTGGCCGACAGGAGCCTGTGGCTCTTTGTCCTCAATCCAGATATCCCGTTACCAGTCAGCCACGGTTCCTGGATCAGGACGACATCAGCTCCATCTTGTTCCAGACGGAGCAATAGATTGGCGGAGGCCGCCTTCGCATGCTGGAGGTTAATCTGGAGGAATTTCATCCTTCAGACTTTCCTCCAGGAGCGCTATTTCAGCGCCCAAGTCGTGGTCGACCCGAACCTCCTCAAACAGTCGTTCGAGGCTGAAGACGGAGTCGCCAATCGACGAACCGCCCCCAACACTCGCCACATCCGAGAGATCCGGATCGATTTCCACGGTCATTTGACCGTTGGCGCCCTCTGTCGCACCGATTTCCACGGTCGTTTGACCGTCAGTAACCTTCGACACCTCCACCGCAGGCACCGCAGCTTGGGGGCCATCAGCCCTGGCATCAGATGGAAGTACTTTCAGCACTACCATCTCAAAACCATAGCTTATGGCTCCCTTTGTTTTGCTGAGAGGACCGATGGATTCCGTGTTTAGCATTATCAGCGCTTGCCGATACGGTTCATCAGTCCTCTCCAGCCATAAGACTTTCCAGTCCTGCGCTGGAAGTGAGGGATTGCAATATTTGAGGATTTCCTCAATCTCACTCGGAGTGGAAGGTTCGGCCGGCAGCCAGACTCGAGCCCTAGGACGAAGGGGAAGATCCTCCTTGGCCACGGCCTCCAGTCTGGCTCCCTTCCAGACCTCCCCCACCTGAGAGACTGCCTTCTTGTACAAGATGGCCGATCTCTCATCAGCACAACAAGTGAGCTTATGTAGCCCCTGGTGCCAACCggcactcacacatttcgggGGTGGCCCCGGGTTTTCCTTGACCACCCTCAGGAAGACCGATGAGATAGCCGCTGCTACCCTCTTCCATTCATCATGGGAGATGGCACCGTCCTCTCTACTGCGGTCAAGCACCCCCAGTATTCTGGCCCCAGCACCTTTAGCGATTTCGCTGAAGGTTGGCGCTTTTCCTGTCCGCGGTTTCTTAACAAGGGAGGTTTCTCCCTCATGCGACCTCTGCCGCTTGACCGCCGGTTCTGTCCTGCTGGTTTTCAGTTCTACCCTATCGTCCTCGCTCAGCACTTTCTTGGCCCACTCAAGCGTACTAGCATGCTGCTCAGACACCTGACCAGCATGCTTGTCACCGTAGCGCTCCAAGATTTTGGCCGCCAATCGGCGGTCAGACTTTAGCTTTCTAGCTAAAGCTGCCTTGCTCTTATTCCCTGTGGATCCTTTCATAATTCTAGCTGAGGTTCCCCTGCTAGTGCTGGCGATTCCGCCGCGTATGAATGATCCACCCTTCGCTACTACTGCTGCCGACGGTTTAGCGCCGGTTACCCCCAGTCTGCTACCTACGGAGACACCTACTGGAGTCCTTGTCTTGTCGCTGCCATTAGTCGGCGACGGTTTCGTCGCCATAGGAGCAGCATCCCCACCTAGGTTGGATCTAGGTGCCGATTTCGACAGCCCTTCACCTCCCTTCGTCGTTCTTCCGTCAGTTAAATTGTTATTTACCTTGTCCATGCAAAAAGGGTCCCCACTCAGAGCCGCTATCCGTCCCCCGGAAAGGTAGTCGCCTTTTATG contains:
- the LOC126758158 gene encoding uncharacterized protein LOC126758158; translation: MATKPSPTNGSDKTRTPVGVSVGSRLGVTGAKPSAAVVAKGGSFIRGGIASTSRGTSARIMKGSTGNKSKAALARKLKSDRRLAAKILERYGDKHAGQVSEQHASTLEWAKKVLSEDDRVELKTSRTEPAVKRQRSHEGETSLVKKPRTGKAPTFSEIAKGAGARILGVLDRSREDGAISHDEWKRVAAAISSVFLRVVKENPGPPPKCVSAGWHQGLHKLTCCADERSAILYKKAVSQVGEVWKGARLEAVAKEDLPLRPRARVWLPAEPSTPSEIEEILKYCNPSLPAQDWKVLWLERTDEPYRQALIMLNTESIGPLSKTKGAISYGFEMVVLKVLPSDARADGPQAAVPAVEVSKVTDGQTTVEIGATEGANGQMTVEIDPDLSDVASVGGGSSIGDSVFSLERLFEEVRVDHDLGAEIALLEESLKDEIPPD